In Electrophorus electricus isolate fEleEle1 chromosome 6, fEleEle1.pri, whole genome shotgun sequence, a single genomic region encodes these proteins:
- the bscl2 gene encoding seipin isoform X4, whose amino-acid sequence MGSVLGPVLLWLQDVAAVTLLRARRTLLRAAILCCVLVLLLWVSIFLYGSFYYSYMPTVSFSTPVNYHYRTDCESLNSGLCSFPMANISLLKNGKEQVMMYGQPYRVSLELEMPESPVNEQLGMFMVRMSCYTKNGITVSTVTRSAMLHYRSSLLQTLNTLVFSPLLLTGLSEQKQLIDVELFSDYKSDSYQPTIGAVIEIQSRQVQIYSAQLRIHAYFTGIRYLLYNFPLTSAVIGVASNFTFLSVIVLFSYLQFIWGGLWPPEQVRVQVMMGDATRLQQRREETRRRMHTSASTPIMKYKREKEDIAELPQQPLKFTILRNICQLDTINLVGSVGEHRQDNESTTLESTDEGPVFVEAPHIAETNVSEEDPDRQEGAAELKGTVQEEGASQPQPSSTDAKLRQRHRPWLPF is encoded by the exons ATGGGCTCGGTCTTGGGGCCCGTTCTGCTGTGGCTCCAGGATGTGGCAGCTGTGACCCTGCTGAGGGCTCGCAGAACGCTACTGCGGGCTGCCATTCTGTGCTGTGTACTGGTGCTGCTTCTCTGGGTCTCAATCTTTCTCTATGGCAGCTTCTACTATTCCTACATGCCCACTGTTAGCTTCTCCACACCAGTCAACTACCACTACAG AACAGACTGTGAATCACTCAATTCAGGTCTTTGTTCATTCCCCATGGCCAACATCTCTCTCCTAAAGAATGGCAAAGAGCAG GTGATGATGTATGGTCAGCCATACCGGGTATCTCTTGAATTGGAGATGCCGGAATCTCCAGTTAATGAGCAGCTTGGCATGTTCATGGTCAGAATGTCTTGCTACACCAAGAATGGGATAACCGTGTCCACTGTGACTCGCTCT GCCATGCTGCACTATCGCTCCAGCCTTCTGCAGACGCTGAACACCCTGGTGTTCTCCCCGCTGCTGCTCACTGGGCTGTCAGAGCAGAAGCAACTCATAGATGTGGAGCTTTTTTCAGACTACAAGTCTGACTCT TACCAGCCTACCATTGGGGCAGTGATAGAAATTCAGTCTCGACAAGTGCAGATCTACTCAGCCCAGCTTAGAATCCATGCCTACTTCACTGGTATCAG ATACCTCTTGTATAACTTCCCTCTGACATCAGCAGTGATTGGAGTTGCCAGTAACTTCACCTTCCTCAGTGTTATTGTGCTCTTTAGTTACCTGCAGTTCATCTGGGGGGGACTGTGGCCCCCGGAGCAGGTCCGAGTCCAG gtgATGATGGGAGATGCAACACGTCTtcagcagagaagagaggagactcgcagacgcatgcacacatcagCCAGCACACCCA TCATGAAGTACaagagggaaaaagaggacATTGCAGAACTACCACAACAGCCCCTGAAGTTCACAATTCTTCGAAACATAT GTCAGCTAGACACGATCAACCTAGTTGGTTCGGTAGGCGAACACAGGCAGGATAATGAGAGTA CCACTCTAGAAAGCACAGATGAGGGCCCTGTCTTTGTGGAGGCTCCGCACATAGCAGAGACCAATGTGAGCGAAGAGGACCCTGACCGCCAGGAGGGGGCGGCAGAGCTGAAGGGAACAGTCCAGGAGGAGGGTGCATCCCAGCCCCAGCCTTCTTCTACAGATGCCAAGCtgagacaaagacacagaccCTGGCTACCCTTCTGA
- the bscl2 gene encoding seipin isoform X1 — MNSEKHHAVAGVENRRNPGSRRPQPGQDSCGLEQMGSVLGPVLLWLQDVAAVTLLRARRTLLRAAILCCVLVLLLWVSIFLYGSFYYSYMPTVSFSTPVNYHYRTDCESLNSGLCSFPMANISLLKNGKEQVMMYGQPYRVSLELEMPESPVNEQLGMFMVRMSCYTKNGITVSTVTRSAMLHYRSSLLQTLNTLVFSPLLLTGLSEQKQLIDVELFSDYKSDSYQPTIGAVIEIQSRQVQIYSAQLRIHAYFTGIRYLLYNFPLTSAVIGVASNFTFLSVIVLFSYLQFIWGGLWPPEQVRVQVMMGDATRLQQRREETRRRMHTSASTPIMKYKREKEDIAELPQQPLKFTILRNICQLDTINLVGSVGEHRQDNESTTLESTDEGPVFVEAPHIAETNVSEEDPDRQEGAAELKGTVQEEGASQPQPSSTDAKLRQRHRPWLPF; from the exons ATGAATTCTGAGAAGCATCACGCTGTGGCAGGAGTGGAGAACAGACGGAATCCAGGGAGCAGGAGACCACAGCCAGGGCAAGACAGCTGTGGACTAGAGCAAATGGGCTCGGTCTTGGGGCCCGTTCTGCTGTGGCTCCAGGATGTGGCAGCTGTGACCCTGCTGAGGGCTCGCAGAACGCTACTGCGGGCTGCCATTCTGTGCTGTGTACTGGTGCTGCTTCTCTGGGTCTCAATCTTTCTCTATGGCAGCTTCTACTATTCCTACATGCCCACTGTTAGCTTCTCCACACCAGTCAACTACCACTACAG AACAGACTGTGAATCACTCAATTCAGGTCTTTGTTCATTCCCCATGGCCAACATCTCTCTCCTAAAGAATGGCAAAGAGCAG GTGATGATGTATGGTCAGCCATACCGGGTATCTCTTGAATTGGAGATGCCGGAATCTCCAGTTAATGAGCAGCTTGGCATGTTCATGGTCAGAATGTCTTGCTACACCAAGAATGGGATAACCGTGTCCACTGTGACTCGCTCT GCCATGCTGCACTATCGCTCCAGCCTTCTGCAGACGCTGAACACCCTGGTGTTCTCCCCGCTGCTGCTCACTGGGCTGTCAGAGCAGAAGCAACTCATAGATGTGGAGCTTTTTTCAGACTACAAGTCTGACTCT TACCAGCCTACCATTGGGGCAGTGATAGAAATTCAGTCTCGACAAGTGCAGATCTACTCAGCCCAGCTTAGAATCCATGCCTACTTCACTGGTATCAG ATACCTCTTGTATAACTTCCCTCTGACATCAGCAGTGATTGGAGTTGCCAGTAACTTCACCTTCCTCAGTGTTATTGTGCTCTTTAGTTACCTGCAGTTCATCTGGGGGGGACTGTGGCCCCCGGAGCAGGTCCGAGTCCAG gtgATGATGGGAGATGCAACACGTCTtcagcagagaagagaggagactcgcagacgcatgcacacatcagCCAGCACACCCA TCATGAAGTACaagagggaaaaagaggacATTGCAGAACTACCACAACAGCCCCTGAAGTTCACAATTCTTCGAAACATAT GTCAGCTAGACACGATCAACCTAGTTGGTTCGGTAGGCGAACACAGGCAGGATAATGAGAGTA CCACTCTAGAAAGCACAGATGAGGGCCCTGTCTTTGTGGAGGCTCCGCACATAGCAGAGACCAATGTGAGCGAAGAGGACCCTGACCGCCAGGAGGGGGCGGCAGAGCTGAAGGGAACAGTCCAGGAGGAGGGTGCATCCCAGCCCCAGCCTTCTTCTACAGATGCCAAGCtgagacaaagacacagaccCTGGCTACCCTTCTGA
- the bscl2 gene encoding seipin isoform X3 encodes MNSEKHHAVAGVENRRNPGSRRPQPGQDSCGLEQMGSVLGPVLLWLQDVAAVTLLRARRTLLRAAILCCVLVLLLWVSIFLYGSFYYSYMPTVSFSTPVNYHYRTDCESLNSGLCSFPMANISLLKNGKEQVMMYGQPYRVSLELEMPESPVNEQLGMFMVRMSCYTKNGITVSTVTRSAMLHYRSSLLQTLNTLVFSPLLLTGLSEQKQLIDVELFSDYKSDSYQPTIGAVIEIQSRQVQIYSAQLRIHAYFTGISYLQFIWGGLWPPEQVRVQVMMGDATRLQQRREETRRRMHTSASTPIMKYKREKEDIAELPQQPLKFTILRNICQLDTINLVGSVGEHRQDNESTTLESTDEGPVFVEAPHIAETNVSEEDPDRQEGAAELKGTVQEEGASQPQPSSTDAKLRQRHRPWLPF; translated from the exons ATGAATTCTGAGAAGCATCACGCTGTGGCAGGAGTGGAGAACAGACGGAATCCAGGGAGCAGGAGACCACAGCCAGGGCAAGACAGCTGTGGACTAGAGCAAATGGGCTCGGTCTTGGGGCCCGTTCTGCTGTGGCTCCAGGATGTGGCAGCTGTGACCCTGCTGAGGGCTCGCAGAACGCTACTGCGGGCTGCCATTCTGTGCTGTGTACTGGTGCTGCTTCTCTGGGTCTCAATCTTTCTCTATGGCAGCTTCTACTATTCCTACATGCCCACTGTTAGCTTCTCCACACCAGTCAACTACCACTACAG AACAGACTGTGAATCACTCAATTCAGGTCTTTGTTCATTCCCCATGGCCAACATCTCTCTCCTAAAGAATGGCAAAGAGCAG GTGATGATGTATGGTCAGCCATACCGGGTATCTCTTGAATTGGAGATGCCGGAATCTCCAGTTAATGAGCAGCTTGGCATGTTCATGGTCAGAATGTCTTGCTACACCAAGAATGGGATAACCGTGTCCACTGTGACTCGCTCT GCCATGCTGCACTATCGCTCCAGCCTTCTGCAGACGCTGAACACCCTGGTGTTCTCCCCGCTGCTGCTCACTGGGCTGTCAGAGCAGAAGCAACTCATAGATGTGGAGCTTTTTTCAGACTACAAGTCTGACTCT TACCAGCCTACCATTGGGGCAGTGATAGAAATTCAGTCTCGACAAGTGCAGATCTACTCAGCCCAGCTTAGAATCCATGCCTACTTCACTGGTATCAG TTACCTGCAGTTCATCTGGGGGGGACTGTGGCCCCCGGAGCAGGTCCGAGTCCAG gtgATGATGGGAGATGCAACACGTCTtcagcagagaagagaggagactcgcagacgcatgcacacatcagCCAGCACACCCA TCATGAAGTACaagagggaaaaagaggacATTGCAGAACTACCACAACAGCCCCTGAAGTTCACAATTCTTCGAAACATAT GTCAGCTAGACACGATCAACCTAGTTGGTTCGGTAGGCGAACACAGGCAGGATAATGAGAGTA CCACTCTAGAAAGCACAGATGAGGGCCCTGTCTTTGTGGAGGCTCCGCACATAGCAGAGACCAATGTGAGCGAAGAGGACCCTGACCGCCAGGAGGGGGCGGCAGAGCTGAAGGGAACAGTCCAGGAGGAGGGTGCATCCCAGCCCCAGCCTTCTTCTACAGATGCCAAGCtgagacaaagacacagaccCTGGCTACCCTTCTGA
- the bscl2 gene encoding seipin isoform X2, whose amino-acid sequence MNSEKHHAVAGVENRRNPGSRRPQPGQDSCGLEQMGSVLGPVLLWLQDVAAVTLLRARRTLLRAAILCCVLVLLLWVSIFLYGSFYYSYMPTVSFSTPVNYHYRTDCESLNSGLCSFPMANISLLKNGKEQVMMYGQPYRVSLELEMPESPVNEQLGMFMVRMSCYTKNGITVSTVTRSAMLHYRSSLLQTLNTLVFSPLLLTGLSEQKQLIDVELFSDYKSDSYQPTIGAVIEIQSRQVQIYSAQLRIHAYFTGIRYLLYNFPLTSAVIGVASNFTFLSVIVLFSYLQFIWGGLWPPEQVRVQVMMGDATRLQQRREETRRRMHTSASTPIMKYKREKEDIAELPQQPLKFTILRNISTLESTDEGPVFVEAPHIAETNVSEEDPDRQEGAAELKGTVQEEGASQPQPSSTDAKLRQRHRPWLPF is encoded by the exons ATGAATTCTGAGAAGCATCACGCTGTGGCAGGAGTGGAGAACAGACGGAATCCAGGGAGCAGGAGACCACAGCCAGGGCAAGACAGCTGTGGACTAGAGCAAATGGGCTCGGTCTTGGGGCCCGTTCTGCTGTGGCTCCAGGATGTGGCAGCTGTGACCCTGCTGAGGGCTCGCAGAACGCTACTGCGGGCTGCCATTCTGTGCTGTGTACTGGTGCTGCTTCTCTGGGTCTCAATCTTTCTCTATGGCAGCTTCTACTATTCCTACATGCCCACTGTTAGCTTCTCCACACCAGTCAACTACCACTACAG AACAGACTGTGAATCACTCAATTCAGGTCTTTGTTCATTCCCCATGGCCAACATCTCTCTCCTAAAGAATGGCAAAGAGCAG GTGATGATGTATGGTCAGCCATACCGGGTATCTCTTGAATTGGAGATGCCGGAATCTCCAGTTAATGAGCAGCTTGGCATGTTCATGGTCAGAATGTCTTGCTACACCAAGAATGGGATAACCGTGTCCACTGTGACTCGCTCT GCCATGCTGCACTATCGCTCCAGCCTTCTGCAGACGCTGAACACCCTGGTGTTCTCCCCGCTGCTGCTCACTGGGCTGTCAGAGCAGAAGCAACTCATAGATGTGGAGCTTTTTTCAGACTACAAGTCTGACTCT TACCAGCCTACCATTGGGGCAGTGATAGAAATTCAGTCTCGACAAGTGCAGATCTACTCAGCCCAGCTTAGAATCCATGCCTACTTCACTGGTATCAG ATACCTCTTGTATAACTTCCCTCTGACATCAGCAGTGATTGGAGTTGCCAGTAACTTCACCTTCCTCAGTGTTATTGTGCTCTTTAGTTACCTGCAGTTCATCTGGGGGGGACTGTGGCCCCCGGAGCAGGTCCGAGTCCAG gtgATGATGGGAGATGCAACACGTCTtcagcagagaagagaggagactcgcagacgcatgcacacatcagCCAGCACACCCA TCATGAAGTACaagagggaaaaagaggacATTGCAGAACTACCACAACAGCCCCTGAAGTTCACAATTCTTCGAAACATAT CCACTCTAGAAAGCACAGATGAGGGCCCTGTCTTTGTGGAGGCTCCGCACATAGCAGAGACCAATGTGAGCGAAGAGGACCCTGACCGCCAGGAGGGGGCGGCAGAGCTGAAGGGAACAGTCCAGGAGGAGGGTGCATCCCAGCCCCAGCCTTCTTCTACAGATGCCAAGCtgagacaaagacacagaccCTGGCTACCCTTCTGA
- the gng3 gene encoding guanine nucleotide-binding protein G(I)/G(S)/G(O) subunit gamma-3 encodes MKGDTPVNSTMSVGQARKLVEQLKIEASFCRIKVSKAAADLMAYCDAHACEDPLITPVPTSENPFREKKFFCALL; translated from the exons ATGAAAGGAGACACCCCTGTGAACAGCACCATGAGTGTCGGCCAGGCAAGGAAGCTGGTGGAACAGCTGAAGATTGAGGCCAGTTTTTGTCGAATTAAG GTATCCAAGGCAGCAGCAGACTTGATGGCTTACTGTGATGCCCATGCCTGCGAAGACCCACTCATCACACCTGTGCCCACCTCAGAGAACCCCTTCAGGGAGAAAAAATTCTTCTGTGCCCTCCTCTGA
- the banf1 gene encoding barrier-to-autointegration factor — MSSTSQKHKEFVAEPMGEKPVMALAGIGEVLGKRLEEKGFDKAYVVLGQFLVLKKDEELFRDWLKDTCGANIKQQGDCYGCLREWCDSFL, encoded by the exons atgtcttcaacatcacagaaacacaaagagtTTGTAGCAGAGCCCATGGGTGAGAAACCAGTGATGGCACTTGCTGGAATCGGTGAAGTTCTTGGAAAGAGACTGGAGGAAAAGGGCTTTGACAAA GCATATGTTGTTCTTGGGCAATTCCTAGTGTTGAAGAAGGATGAGGAGCTGTTTCGGGACTGGTTAAAGGATACATGTGGGGCAAATATAAAACAGCAAGGCGACTGCTATGGTTGCCTGCGAGAATGGTGTGACTCTTTCCTGTAA
- the slc3a2b gene encoding solute carrier family 3 member 2b: MAKDDEVGMKDVELNEVDPEKQPMTAGETGNGDASSPVTEKNGIVKVKIPDEKETKFTGLSKEELLKVAGTPGWVRARWALLILFWLGWVGMLAGAIVIIVQAPRCKPLPEMNWWNNGPMYQIGAINSFTEIPGLKGLEAKINALSALKMKSLVVGPIHVSTANKPEQLNLEAVSSNFGSLEELKQFVAAAHKKSISVVLDLTPNYNGLQPFFEGHLIPVAEKLKNATAYWLKQGVDGILLYGVEHIAISPLIWNSIKDTIRSYNDDEKKKVLIGVTEETSPEAVSILLNRTGVDLLLSGVLRSRSGTALAEVVESLNSIHTQTQLAWNIGDRVKGHLASLVGSVDVKLSQLLLLTLPGTAVFNYGDEIGLKDEVGDHKHMVYPVMVWPKSTEAINETEKELSERISFFKTVTDLRSKERSLLHGDYLTVYNSSSALAYVRKWDQSERFLVAFNWSPSESVILQLAHEELPKEATIVVSTDEGKLAPGHSVSLSQLELGPDLGVMLKFPYTP, encoded by the exons ATGGCGAAAGACGATGAAGTAGGCATGAAGGATGTCGAGCTGAACGAGGTAGATCCAGAGAAACAGCCGATGACAGCCGGAGAGACCGGCAATGGAGACGCCAGCTCGCCGGTAACGGAGAAAAACGGAATTGTGAAGGTGAAGATTCCTGATGAGAAAGAAACCAAATTTACTGGTCTCTCCAAGGAAGAGCTTTTAAAAGTCGCAGGAACTCCAGG ATGGGTGAGAGCCAGATGGGCACTACTCATTCTGTTCTGGCTTGGTTGGGTTGGGATGCTTGCTGGTGCCATTGTCATCATTGTCCAGGCGCCTCGCTGCAAACCTCTTCCTGAGATGAACTGGTGGAATAATGGACCCATGTATCAGATTGGAGCCATCAACTCATTCACAGAGATTCCAGGCCTTAAAG GTTTGGAGGCAAAGATTAATGCTCTTTCAGCACTGAAGATGAAGAGTTTGGTGGTAGGTCCCATCCACGTGTCCACTGCTAATAAACCTGAACAACTGAATTTGGAGGCAGTCTCATCGAATTTTGGCAGTCTGGAGGAGTTGAAGCAGTTTGTTGCAGCGGCACACAAGAAGA GTATCTCTGTGGTTTTGGATCTAACCCCTAACTATAACGGATTGCAGCCATTCTTTGAAGGTCATCTCATACCTGTGGCAGAGAAATTAAAG AATGCCACTGCTTACTGGCTGAAACAAGGTGTGGATGGAATCCTGCTTTATGGTGTTGAGCATATTGCTATATCACCATTAATTTGGAATAGTATTAAAGACACAATCAGAAGTTACAATGATgatgagaagaaaaa GGTTCTAATCGGAGTTACTGAGGAGACATCTCCTGAGGCAGTGAGCATTCTACTGAACAGGACGGGTGTGGACCTACTCCTTTCTGGGGTTCTGAGATCCAGGTCTGGCACAGCCCTTGCTGAAGTTGTAGAGAGCCTCAATTCCATCCATACGCAGACCCAGCTGGCCTGGAACATTGGTGACCGTGTCAAAGGGCACCTGGCCTCCTTAGTGGGATCAGTAGATGTGAAGCTAAGccagctgctgcttctcactctGCCCGGTACTGCCGTGTTCAACTATGGAGATGAAATTGGACTGAAGGATGAAGTAGGGGATCATAAG CATATGGTATATCCAGTGATGGTGTGGCCCAAGTCAACTGAAGCCATAAATGAGACCGAAAAG GAGCTGAGTGAACGTATTTCCTTCTTCAAGACTGTGACTGATCTTAGATCAAAGGAGCGCTCCCTCTTGCATGGGGATTATTTGACTGTGTACAATTCCTCCAGTGCGCTGGCCTACGTGCGCAAGTGGGACCAGAGTGAGCGCTTCTTAGTTGCTTTTAATTGGTCTCCAAGTGAATCAGTCATACTACAGCTGGCACATGAAGAGCTTCCTAAGGAGGCCACCATCGTGGTCAGCACTGATGAAGGAAAGTTGGCCCCTGGCCACTCTGTTAGTTTGTCCCAACTGGAGTTGGGGCCAGACCTGGGCGTTATGCTTAAATTCCCTTACACTCCATAA
- the calm3b gene encoding calmodulin 3b (phosphorylase kinase, delta), with product MADQLTEEQIAEFKEAFSLFDKDGDGTITTKELGTVMRSLGQNPTEAELQDMINEVDADGNGTIDFPEFLTMMARKMKDTDSEEEIREAFRVFDKDGNGYISAAELRHVMTNLGEKLTDEEVDEMIREADIDGDGQVNYEEFVQMMTAK from the exons ATG GCTGATCAGCTAACAGAGGAACAAATTGCTG aattCAAGGAAGCGTTCTCGCTGTTTGACAAAGACGGTGATGGCACCATCACCACCAAAGAGTTAGGGACTGTCATGCGGTCACTGGGGCAGAACCCTACAGAGGCAGAGCTTCAGGACATGATCAATGAAGTTGATGCTGATG GTAATGGAACGATTGATTTCCCTGAGTTCCTCACCATGATGGCAAGGAAGATGAAGGATACCGACAGCGAGGAGGAAATCCGAGAAGCCTTCAGAGTTTTTGACAAG GATGGCAATGGTTACATCAGTGCTGCAGAGCTGCGTCATGTCATGACAAACCTAGGTGAAAAGCTAACGGATGAGGAGGTCGATGAGATGATTCGAGAGGCAGATATAGATGGTGACGGCCAGGTCAATTATGAAG AGTTTGTCCAGATGATGACTGCAAAGTAA